The Cryptococcus deuterogattii R265 chromosome 4, complete sequence genome segment CTTTTGTCTATTGGTTTATTCGGATCCTGCCTGAAGCTACACATGATACGGTCAAGATGGTCCCACAAGTCAAGTTGGACTCACAAGGCATCCATTTCAACAGCCACTTTTTCTTGAACAGTCTTCCTGTCATTTTCAGCTgccttgaagagatggaaaacGGTGGGGATAGAAGAAAGTGGTTTAAGAGGGCCAAGGAGTTCCATCACGGCCTATTTGTAGGATAAGCTACGTTCATCGAGAAGACTGAGCTGGGCATACCGCAAGAGCTTGTGAGATTTCCTTGTATCGCCGTGTAGGTAAGAGCTGACTTAACTGCTGGTGCGCCTGCTCTAGTATATTGTTGTAAGCGTGTGTAGTTTCTTCTATGTAATACTCACTGAGCATGGCCCATCTTTCCAGCGTTTGTATAGTTGTAGTCAGGTTACTCTTGGCCACGTCCAAACGTTGTATGTCAGATGTGATACCTTTGACAATCGCTTCTGCCTCGGCAGCCTTTTCACGGATCACATTTATTTGGAGCATGAGTTGCTTCGGCAAGTACGTAGTGATGAGCGACAACATCCGATATCGTTGGAGATTTAAAGAGCAACTTACTCCGATCTCGCTTTGAATGGTGCTCATCTTGCCTGGATCCTGATCTTTCTTCAGCTCGGCTTTGAGTCTGGCAATTTCTTCCCGAATCCCCATGGTCTCAAGCTGCAGTTTCGCTCGTATCTGCTTATGTCGACCCAGCGATTCGGCTGCGGGCGTTTCACATCAGCTGGGCACGTTGGGTGCAAGAAGGCGATGAACTTGCCGTCCGGAAACTCGTCGGCGAGACGGTCTAAGGCACTCGTACTCGTTTCCGCTGATGCATGGCCAGTTGTTATTTGGGGACTGGGCGATGGCATGCTTGAGTTGAGCGTTGAGTCACTTGGAAAGATAAACGTTACCGAGATTATCTTGATCGTCATCAGTCGGGCCCGTTTGTCGCGTCGAGCGTGTTTTGGTTTTTTGTTGATTCCACCACCATAATATCCGTAGACAGGATAATGGGTCATCATGGGCGCATTCGACCCAGCAATCACATACGACAGGTCAACATACGTAGAGACTGATACGGGTAGTAAGAATTGTCACTTCTAGCACGGCGTCCCCAGCTTACACGCTATACAATATAGACAAGGTGTCACGCAAAGCCCTCATCGGAGGAGCTACAAATATAGTCTTGGGGGGTAAATCTATCATTCAGACTTCCTCCATTCTCCGTGGAGACCTCAGAAGATCAACCGCAGGCCAGCATGTGGTCATATCCGTGGGGAGATATTGTTTAATAGGGGAAGGGGCGGTTATCAGGCCTCCAGGCAAGATGTACAAAGGGTTGGTTCTGACAGTCTGACCATTTCCATACGTCTGCTAACCATACCAACTAGGGCATTCACGTTCTATCCCGTGCGAATATCGGATTTCACTCATATAGGGCCAAATTGTATCGTTGAAGCGGCACAGATCGGCAGCTGCGTGGAGATTGGTGAGGGAAGCATCATTGTGCGTCAACTCTTTGTTTCTTTTGGTTCGCGACTCAAAGCAGAGACTATCTTTAGGGGAAATTCGCCATTATAAAAGACTTGGCGGTTGTCCTGCCTGGCACTGTTCTCCCAGAAGGGGCGGTTGTGGCCTCCATGTCCGTCTGGGCCGGCAACCCAGGTTGGTTGCTTGGAACCTCCCTTTAGATTCGGACTCGCTGACGGTTCTAGGCCGCATGGTGGACATTCTTCCTGAGACTTATCAGGAAACAATGGAGGCTAAATGTAAAAGCTATTACCAACGGTTTCGGCCCGCTCACTAACTTGCCGAGCCTCATGCTGCCACGGCTTTCACTAGTACAAATTTGTACACGACAAGCAACTTCACTAGTACTGTATCACAAGGATGTACCGATAGGATACCATGCATATATGCGATTGCTAACCATTTGTCATTATACAAATAGAAGTCATCATCGCTCCTGAAAAAATCATCTCTTATGAGTCGTTTAGTGCGTGGCTGTCGAAATGATTCGAGAGCTTGAGCTCAGTTGGGATAGTCATTTACAAATTTCGCAATTTACTTCCCATTTCTCGTCACATCCATGCTTGTCGGTCGGCTTGAGGAACCCATACTCCACAGTGTATTCACGCTGCCTACACTCATCAATCTCTCCCTGCCCGAACTTTGCCTTCTAGGCATTCCCATTCGCGGCGGTGCGGTATATCCGGTTTCTGATTTACCTTGAGCAAGGTTTTTCATACGCATCGCTTCCTGTTGATCATGCTCGTGGAGAGCAGCTTGTGCAGAAGCTGGATTGGTGTTGTCAAAGGGAGAAGCACGTTCGGTGGAGCCTATAGTGGAACAAATTAGGCCCCAAGGCGATTTTCGACTATCAGGACTTTTTGTCACAATATCCTGACCGTTACTCGTATCGGCAGGTTTGAATACCCCCATAAGCTTCAAAGTTGCTTCCATTCTATGTCTTTCTCGTctgtcctcttcatcttcttccgtaGGTGCAAGTTTGCAACCAGTAATGgctcccttctcttttctcacaAGGGGTGAAGTTGTGTTGATAGCACGAGAAGCAAGGTTAAGAGGCTTCAACGCTGGTTTGGGAGACTCGGGGATTGCGATTCCACCAAACCCAAAAGAACGAAAATCAAGGGAGAAGCCTCGATGAGCCTAGCACAAATTGCGATGAGCAACGGCAAACTGGTGTATAGGATAGCGCCATGTAAAACTTacccttttctcttgcttctctACCGTAAGTTTGGGCATTCCAACGGGGGtagggaaaggg includes the following:
- a CDS encoding dynactin 5 produces the protein MGAFDPAITYDRSTYVETDTGNKVSRKALIGGATNIVLGGKSIIQTSSILRGDLRRSTAGQHVVISVGRYCLIGEGAVIRPPGKMYKGAFTFYPVRISDFTHIGPNCIVEAAQIGSCVEIGEGSIIGKFAIIKDLAVVLPGTVLPEGAVVASMSVWAGNPGRMVDILPETYQETMEAKCKSYYQRFRPAH